From one Streptomyces sp. CA-210063 genomic stretch:
- a CDS encoding FAD-dependent monooxygenase, protein MTNTTYNLGHLTVLISGASVAGPALALNLVRHGARVTVVEKAPDLRAGGFAVDFRGHVHRKVLTEMGIWDEIHARQTHMGRQIVVDADGSPKVDLPSEMMSGDVEIFRGELARIMYERTRDHVEYVFGDSIATLTDTPHGVDVTFEKGPAHRFDLVIGADGLHSHTRSLVFGDASRHLRFLDHYVAGFAVPNDLGLDRTGRLYSEPGRAIALGNYDGDPDRAGALLVFRSGRLSYDRRDVAAQKRILAERFAGMGWEGPNVLKALEAADDLYFDAIAQIHVDRLTKGRVALLGDAGYGATMGGMGTGVAIVGAYVLAGELALAGGDHRTAFAAYEGRIRDFAKGCQKTSGNAGPFFAPPTERRIRSRDRMYRLLASRPLAAFFKRLTEKSATDIRLPEYPG, encoded by the coding sequence ATGACGAACACGACGTACAACCTCGGCCACCTCACCGTCCTGATCTCCGGCGCCAGCGTCGCCGGTCCGGCCCTCGCCCTGAACCTCGTCCGCCACGGCGCCCGGGTCACCGTCGTCGAGAAGGCGCCCGACCTGCGCGCGGGCGGCTTCGCCGTCGACTTCCGGGGACACGTGCACCGGAAGGTACTGACCGAGATGGGGATCTGGGACGAGATCCACGCCCGGCAGACCCACATGGGCCGGCAGATCGTCGTCGACGCGGACGGCTCCCCGAAGGTGGACCTGCCGTCGGAGATGATGAGCGGCGACGTGGAGATCTTCCGCGGCGAGCTGGCCCGCATCATGTACGAACGCACCCGGGACCACGTCGAGTACGTGTTCGGCGACTCGATCGCCACGCTCACCGACACACCGCACGGTGTGGACGTCACCTTCGAGAAGGGCCCGGCCCACCGCTTCGACCTGGTGATCGGCGCGGACGGCCTCCACTCCCACACCCGCTCCCTCGTCTTCGGCGACGCGTCCCGCCATCTGCGCTTCCTCGACCACTACGTGGCCGGCTTCGCCGTCCCCAACGACCTGGGCCTGGACCGCACCGGCCGGCTCTACAGCGAGCCCGGCCGCGCGATCGCCCTCGGCAACTACGACGGCGACCCGGACCGCGCCGGCGCGTTGCTGGTCTTCCGCTCCGGGCGGCTGTCGTACGACCGCCGGGACGTCGCCGCGCAGAAGCGGATCCTCGCCGAGCGGTTCGCGGGCATGGGCTGGGAGGGGCCGAACGTCCTCAAGGCGCTGGAGGCGGCCGACGACCTGTACTTCGACGCGATCGCCCAGATCCACGTCGACCGGCTCACGAAGGGCCGGGTGGCGCTGCTCGGGGACGCGGGGTACGGCGCCACGATGGGTGGCATGGGCACCGGTGTGGCGATCGTCGGCGCCTACGTCCTGGCCGGTGAACTCGCCCTGGCGGGCGGGGATCACCGTACGGCGTTCGCCGCGTACGAGGGCCGGATCCGGGACTTCGCCAAGGGCTGCCAGAAGACCTCGGGCAACGCGGGCCCGTTCTTCGCGCCGCCCACCGAGCGGCGGATCCGCAGCCGGGACCGTATGTACCGCCTGCTCGCCTCCCGCCCGCTGGCAGCCTTCTTCAAGCGACTCACCGAGAAGTCGGCGACCGACATCAGGCTGCCGGAGTACCCCGGGTGA
- a CDS encoding SCO4225 family membrane protein: MIARKLFRIAFANPLSAVYLGVVGAVTVFEVIAALIEGPQEFAGLYVLMVTSPTALLLMEFAEAIGGFAKPSQELSVVILAVSAVLQSLTLGLLWKLVRSGRAKPGRVQHS; the protein is encoded by the coding sequence ATGATCGCGCGCAAGCTGTTTCGTATCGCCTTCGCCAACCCTCTTTCCGCCGTCTACCTGGGAGTTGTCGGAGCGGTCACGGTGTTCGAGGTAATCGCTGCCCTCATCGAGGGCCCCCAAGAATTCGCAGGGCTCTATGTCCTCATGGTGACCTCTCCCACGGCCCTGTTGCTCATGGAGTTCGCCGAGGCGATCGGCGGGTTCGCGAAGCCGTCCCAGGAACTCTCGGTCGTCATCCTGGCCGTCAGCGCCGTCCTTCAGTCCCTGACCCTGGGGCTGCTCTGGAAGCTCGTGCGCAGTGGGCGCGCAAAGCCGGGCCGTGTCCAGCACAGTTGA
- a CDS encoding class I SAM-dependent methyltransferase, with protein MASHANQARALSFDTVATQYAATRPDYPSALFDAVEELAGRPLAGADVLDCGAGTGIATRLMRERGAHVVALEPGAGMAAGLRAAEPEIPLVRGEGNRLPFAADRFDVITYAQAWHWTDPARSVPEALRVLRPHGVLALWWNQADVRVPWVAAEDARLAPFTRNYPATVAELLVSFPVHVVTREIPWSRRITVEEHTRYLATHSHFAVMDPVERAELLDMNRTALARIFPEGELDEPYLCGLTVVRSATAHT; from the coding sequence ATGGCATCCCACGCGAACCAAGCCCGCGCCCTGTCCTTCGACACTGTTGCCACTCAGTACGCTGCCACCCGGCCGGACTATCCGTCGGCCCTCTTCGACGCCGTTGAGGAACTCGCCGGCCGACCGCTGGCCGGCGCCGACGTGCTGGACTGTGGAGCCGGCACCGGCATCGCCACTCGGCTGATGCGCGAACGAGGCGCCCACGTCGTCGCCCTGGAGCCGGGCGCCGGTATGGCGGCCGGGCTGCGCGCGGCCGAGCCGGAGATCCCGCTGGTGCGGGGCGAGGGGAACCGCCTGCCATTCGCCGCCGACAGGTTCGACGTGATCACCTACGCCCAAGCCTGGCACTGGACCGACCCGGCCCGCTCCGTCCCCGAAGCGCTGCGTGTGTTACGCCCGCACGGCGTGCTGGCCCTGTGGTGGAACCAGGCCGACGTCCGCGTCCCGTGGGTCGCGGCGGAGGATGCCCGACTCGCGCCCTTCACCCGCAACTACCCGGCAACCGTGGCCGAGCTGCTCGTCTCGTTCCCGGTCCACGTGGTTACCCGCGAGATCCCGTGGTCGCGCCGGATCACCGTCGAGGAGCACACCAGATACCTCGCCACCCACTCGCACTTCGCGGTCATGGACCCCGTCGAGCGGGCCGAACTCCTCGACATGAACCGCACCGCACTGGCTCGGATCTTCCCCGAAGGCGAGCTCGACGAGCCATATCTGTGCGGCCTGACCGTCGTGCGATCAGCCACCGCCCACACCTGA